The Planctomycetota bacterium genome has a window encoding:
- a CDS encoding lysophospholipid acyltransferase family protein — protein MYPGTPDFEDRLDVRVLMVLTSLFGRSWQRREVPPGHACTVPLSGPAVIAANHTAGLDPIAIQSTCPRPIIWVMTAEHFDNPALRGFLTHVEMIRIDRTKRDAGAWRQALGALDRGHVVGVFPEGRIERTDDLMPFEDGLATMASRADVDIYPAYLDGRQRNTPMLNTYLMPQTPLVAWDGVVRVRDERGKRRKPRQITSDVVRAVESLKSKLEARRRKGKSLLS, from the coding sequence GTGTATCCGGGCACCCCCGACTTCGAAGACCGACTCGACGTCCGCGTTCTGATGGTGCTCACATCGCTGTTCGGCCGAAGCTGGCAACGACGGGAAGTTCCGCCGGGGCACGCCTGCACTGTTCCGCTCTCAGGTCCGGCGGTGATCGCGGCGAATCACACGGCCGGTCTCGATCCCATCGCGATCCAGTCGACCTGTCCGCGGCCCATCATCTGGGTCATGACGGCCGAGCACTTCGACAACCCGGCGTTGCGGGGTTTCCTGACGCACGTCGAGATGATCCGCATCGACCGCACCAAACGCGATGCCGGAGCGTGGAGGCAGGCGCTGGGCGCGCTGGATCGGGGCCATGTCGTCGGGGTCTTTCCTGAAGGTCGGATCGAACGCACGGACGATCTCATGCCGTTCGAAGACGGCCTGGCGACGATGGCCAGCCGGGCTGATGTCGACATCTACCCCGCTTACCTAGACGGCCGGCAGCGGAACACGCCGATGTTGAACACGTATCTCATGCCCCAGACGCCGCTGGTTGCGTGGGATGGCGTTGTCCGAGTTCGCGACGAGCGTGGAAAGCGACGCAAACCACGACAGATCACAAGCGACGTCGTCCGCGCGGTCGAGTCGCTCAAGTCGAAGCTCGAAGCACGAAGACGCAAAGGGAAGAGCCTGCTGAGCTGA